Below is a genomic region from Streptantibioticus cattleyicolor NRRL 8057 = DSM 46488.
TGCCGGGCCGTCAGGCGGGCTGGACGGTGATGGTGCAAAGGCGCTTGGTGGCCCGGGTCAGGGCTACGTACAAGTCCCTTTCGCCGCCGGGGCGGTTGGTGATGATTTCCTCGGGGTTCAGGACGACGACCGTGTCGAATTCCAGGCCGCGTGCTTCGGACGCCGGCACGATGCGTGCGTGGTGAGCGATGCCCTGGGCCGTCAGTTCGCTCACCCTGGTGTCCGCGCAGATCACTCCCGCAAGCTCGCCCGGGTACGCGGCGCTCTGGGCGCGGAGTTCGTGAACGACGGCGGTGACCAGCCCGTCCGGAGGTGTGGTCACGGTGCGAGGGTTCTCACCGCTTCGCAGTGATCGTGTGGGCTTCTGGTCCGGAGCGATCCGGGTGAGCAGGTCCCGGACGCTTGCCAGGATCTCCTGCGTGGTGCGGTAGCTGACGGTCAGGTTGTGCAGTTTGAACCTCGGTCCGGCGTGGGGGCCCAGTGCTTCCTTCCAGTCGCGTGCCGTCGCGACCGGGCCTGCCTGGGCGAAGTCACCCACCAGCGTCATCGACCTCGACGGGCAGCGGCGGACGATCATCCGCCACTGCATGGCGGTCAGTTCCTGCGCCTCGTCGACGACGACGTGCCCGTACGTCCGCTCGGGTGGGCCGTCGACCAGGCTCGCCGCCTCGTCCAGCAACGGCGCATCGGCAACGGTCCACGGGTCGTCCGGGCCGCGCAGCAGAAGGGACCGCTCGTGCGCGGTCAGGCGGGGCAGGTGCTCGGCGAGAGCTGCGGCGTTCGTCAGGAGTGCCTTCACGAGGTCACCGGGTGCCAGCCGCGGCCACAACACCTCGACCGCTCGGTCGACGCCGGCGTCGTCGAGGAGATCGGCCCGGACGGCGTCCAGGTCCAGTTCGTGGGCCGGGCCGGGATCGGCCGCGCCTTCGACGCGGCGCTGGGCGGCTCCCGTGAACCGGTCGAGGTTGATGCCCGTCATCCTTTCGGCATCGGCGTCGATCTGCTCCAGGAGGTCACCCATGTCTCGTCGCATCGCGTCGGTGACGGCGTCGGCCAGGAGCTCTTTGAACACCTGGCGCGCGGGGTTGTGCCCCGCAACGGCTGCCACGGCGGCGTCGCGTGCCGTGGCGACCTCCTCGCCGGAGAGGTGAACCAGTTCCTGTCCGACCCGCACGGTGAAGTCACCGGCGGGGGCTTGGTGGACGCGCAGCAGGCCGGCCAAGGCGTCGGCGAGGCCGGAGCCGCCCTTGAGGCGCGCCGTATCGAACGGGTCGACCGTGTCCGTGGACGCTCCGGCCAGTTCCCGGCAGGTCGCCAGGACGACGTCGTTCTCGCCGAGCGAGGGGAGGACCTGGCAGATGTAGTCGAGGAACCGGGCGTTCGGCCCCACCACCAGGACACCTTCCTCCGCGGCGCGTGGGAACGCGTACAGGACATAGGCCGCCCGGTGCAGGGCGGCCACCGTCTTGCCGGTGCCGGGGCCGCCCTGCACCACGGTCACCCCGCGGTGGGCGGAGCGGACGATCTCGTCCTGCTCGGCCTGCAGCGTCGCGACGGCCGCGTGCATCCTGCCCGTACGCCGTGCCGACAGAGCCTCGGTCAACGGGCCGTCCCCCACGATGTCATCGTGGGTCGGGGCGGTCCCGTCCAGCAGTTCGTCGCTCACCGAGATGACCGTGCGCTCCTCGAGGCGCAGGTGCCGGCGCCGCCGCAGGCCCATCGGGTGGACCGGTGTCGCCTCGTAGAAAGGCCGCGCCGCGTTCGCGCGCCAGTCGACGAGCAGAGGCAGGTCGTCCTCCTCCGTATGCAGTCCGATGCGCCCGATGCGCAGGGCCGTGCCATCCGTCCAGTCGATGCGTCCGAAGACCAGCCCCTTTTCGGCGCCCTCCAGCCGGCCGATCTCCTTCGCCAGACGCTCGGCGGCGATTTCCCTCGCGTACGCCTCACCGGGGCTGCCCGCCGGGGCCTTCAGCACACTCGCCCGGTGTGCTCGCGCCTCGCAAAGCCGCTCGGTGAGCAACTCGTACACGGAGGACACATAATCCTGCTCCAAGTCAACCGCACGCACAGCTGGGTCATTCATCTTCGACAACAGGGAGGCTCCTTCGATTGGAGCCACACCATACGACCAAGGATTCCGAAAGGTAAGTCTTGACTTACCTGGCGAGCCATGTCATTACGTCTGAATCCGTGACGGCTGACCGTGTGGCGTATCACGCATTCCGCCGTTCCGTACATCGCCAATCGCGCTCCCGGTGCCCGCCTGCCTTATGGGCGAACCCGCCCTTGAACGCCGGCGGTGTCTTTCCGCGCCATCGAGTTCACCACTGCCCGGCCTGGATTCGCCGGTCACCGGCCTCCGCGCTTTCATGTCGCCGTAGGAAAGAATGACGACAGGCCCGGCGGGGCCCGATGGACCGGTCTTTTCCGGGCTCCGGTCCAAGGAGATCCCATGAAATCCGATGACGGCCGGGAACAGGGTCCACTGGCGGCTAAGGCCCGATCCGCCGGAGCATTCCGACACAGCCGGCGTGCGATTTTCCGCGGGGTGTGTCCGGCGAGGACGCGTTGTGGTGCGAGGGATACGGCGTCCGGGGAGAACACGGTGGAGACCGGGTCGGGCACGCCCAGACCGAGCGCGGCCCGCGCGGCGTCGTCCAGTTCGACGGTGCGGAGGAAGTTCCCGGACCGGTCCGGCGGTCTCACCGGGGCGCCGGGGCGGCAGATCAGGCGCGGGCCGTGATCGCTCGTGTGGGCGGGCGGGCGGAGCCGCCGCGGATCATGTTGTGCGTGCCGGTCCGATCTGGTGGGTTCCGGTGAGCAGAGCTTCGGCGTGTTTGCGGAAAGCGGTGACCAGACGGCTGCGGTCGCCGGCGCGGGTGGCGAGCACGACCTGGCTCGGTCCGACCCCGCGCAACGGGACCGTGGTGAGGCTGGGATGCAGCCCGGTCGCGTAGTCGAGGGGGCGGCCCGATGGCCACGGCCTGCCCGGCGGCGATGAGTTCGTGTTCGTCTTCGAGGGCTTCGAGCAGGGGGCCGTCGGGCGCGGGCCGCCCGTCGGGCCGGGGATCGAGGCGCCAGTAGGCGTTCAGCAGCGGGTCGGACCGGCGTACGCGGGGGATCGGCTCGTCCACGATGTCGTCGAGGGTGACCGACTCCTTGCCGGCCAGACGATGGTCCCGCGCCACAATCAGCACGCGCGGCTCGTCGTAGAGGACGGTGACGCGTAGCTGGCCGGTGGGGAACAGCAGACGCGTCACCACCGCGTCGACGCGGTGCTCCAGCAACGCGCCGCGCGAGTCGTTCCAGGCGAGCAGGCGGGTGTTGACCTCGGCACCGGGATCGCGGTCGCGCAGGGCGCGCACCGCCGGAGTGATGATCAGCCCCTTGGTGTAGCCGATGGTGACGCTGCTGGGCCGGGACGCGGCCCGGGTGCGGGCCATCGCCTCGACCGCGGCACGCAGCAGCCCCTTGGCCCGGGGCAGGAAGATCTCGCCGGCCTCGCTGAGCCGGGTGCGTGCGTGGTGCGGTCGAGCAGGCGGACGCCCACTTGCTGTTCGAGGCGGCGGATCTGCCGGCTCAGCGACGGCTGCGTGGTGTGCAGCGCCTCGGCGGCACGGCCGAAATGCCGGTGCTCGGCGACGACCGTGAAGCACTGCACCAGCCGCAGGTCGAGGTCGACGGGCGCGGGGAAGGGCTCGGACATCAACCCACCCTAACTGGCATTATGCAAACCCCGTATGACGTTTTGCGGAACAATCATTGGACCGCGAACCCGTGGTGGCCGCACCGTGGTGATCGTGACATCGAACAGCGTGACACCTTTTCGCATCGCCATTCCGGACAGTGCCCTGGAGGATCTGAAGGACCGGCTCCACCGGGTACGCCTGGCCGGCCGGCAGACAGCACCGGACAACAGCCAGGGGGTGCAACGGGAGCGCCTTGAAGAGCTGTTGGAGTACTGGGCCACCGGCTACGACTGGCGCAAGCTGGAGCGGCAGCTCAACGAGCTGGGCCAGTCCCGTACCACCATCGACGGCCTCGGCATCCACTTCACGCACGTGCGCTCGCCGCACCCCGACGCCACCCCCCTGCTGCTGCTCCACGGGTGGCCCGGCCCGTTCCTGGAGTTCCTGGGGACCGTCGGCCCGCTCACCGGCCACGGCTTCCACCTCGTCATCCCCTCGATGCCCGGCTACGGCTTTTCCGACCAGCCCACCTCCACCGGCTGGGGCCCGGACCGGATCGCCCGCGCGTACGGCGTACTCATCCAGCGCCTCGGCTACGACTCCTACCTGGCCCAGGGCGGCGACTGGGGCGGTGTCATCGCGACCCGCATGGGGGCGCAGCGCCCGGCAGGCCTGCGCGCGATCCACCTCAACTTCCCCGAATTCCTCGCCGCGCCACCGGTCGGCGACGACCCGACCCCCGAGGAGAAGGCCGCACCCCAACAAGGCAGCCGCTTCCTCACCGTCCATTCCGGATACCACGTCGTGCAGCGCACCCGGCCGCAGACCATCGGCTACGCCCTGACCGACTCCCCCGCCGGGCAGGCCACGTGGATCTACGAGAAGTTCCTCGACTGGACACGGCCCGACGCCCTCACCCCCGACGAGATCCTCGACCACATCTCCCTGTACTGGTACACCGGCACCGGCGCATCCTCTGCCCGCCTGTACTGGGAGTACGCCCGGCAGCCACTCGCCCTGACCGAGCCGGACCTCCCCGTCGGCGTCAGCGTCTTCCCGGACGAACTGACGCGCACCCCGCGCATCCGGGCCGAGCGCGCCAACCACGACCTGCGCTACTTCACCGACGACATCCCCGCGTGCGGCCACTTCGCCGCCCTGGAGCAGCCGGAGTTGTTCGTCGAGGAGATCGTCAAGTTCGCCCGGACGGTGACCCCGTGAGAACAGTTGGGATCACGAAGACTCCACCACTACACCCGGGGGGCCTTGCCCGATGAGGCGGGTCAGCTACCGCTCCACCGACGGCTCCACACGCTGCGGCGTGGTGCACGACAACACCATCCACGCCCTGGGCACGAACCTGCTGGAGCAGCTGCGCGCCGAAGGCGGGCTGCAGACCGCCGCGACCAGGGAACCCACCGAGACCGTCGAGCTGGCCACGGCCCACCTGCCGGCGCCGGTACCAGTGCCTCCGGCAGTCCGGAACATCACCACGTTCGAACACCACATCAGCAACACGGGCAAGGCAGCCGGCGGCCACGGCACGGTCAGCCCGGTCTGGCACGAGCATCCGCTCTTCTCCTTCTCGAACCCGGCCGCGATCAAGAGACCCCACGACAAGATCCCCATCGCCCCGGACGCGCGGTCGTGGGACTACGAGGTCAAGGCCGCCGCGGTGATCGCCGGGGATTGCTCGAACCTCGACGCCGCCACGGCGGAGGAACACATCGCCGGCTGCCTGGTCTACTGCGACTGGAGCGCACGCGATGTCTCCGCGAGCGAGACGGGGTTCGTGTACGGCCCGTCCAAGAGCAAGGACGCCTCGACCAGCCTCGGCCCCTTCCTCGTCACACCCGACGAGTTGGAGCCCTACCGCTCGGGCAAGGGCTACGCGTTGCGGATGGACGGATACGTCAACGGCGAGCATTACGGCGGCGGCAGCTGGGAGGAGATCCACTGGTCGTTCGGCGAGATGCTGGCGCACGCGTCGCGCGGCACCACACTGCGAGCCGGCGCATCCTCGCCAGCGGTCCCGTGGGCACCGGCTGCGTCCAGGAGTTGTCCGGCCACCGTTCCTACCTGTCGCCGGGGGACACGGTCCGGATCGACGTGGAGGAACTCGGCGCGATCTCCGCACGGATCACCGCGCCGGAGCCGCCCACCGTTGCGCCGCCCCCTCACCGACGTTGATCCTTCGACCTGCCAGGAGACCACCAGCGATGCATCTCACCAGCACCTTTGGGCGTGCCACCATGGACATGCACGCCGTTCGCGAGGTCAGCCTCGCCATCAACGCGGCCCACCTGTTCATCTACTTCATCCCCGAGGCACCCCAAGAGGCTGCCAAGCTCGGCGTGACCGAGTACGGACCGGCGTACTTCGCGTTCCGGTCGGCCCCGATGGGCGCAGTCCCGTGGCAGGTCACGCTCGCTGCCTTCTACAGCTTCAGCGCGCGGTCGGTGCGGGCCATGGAAGGCGTGTGGGACACCGCGACGCCAGGGCAGTGGCAGGCCGCTCGCTTCGCGGCCGTCGACCGTGCGGTGCGGCGCGTCAGCGTCAGCCTCACCGCCGATCGGATCGCCGAGGCACGATCGCCGATCGACCCGGTCGTCGCGAGCGCCGACTACGCCGGGAAGACGATGGCTGCCGCCAACGCCTCGGTCCCCCTCCCGCCCGATCCACTCGTCGCCCTGTGGCAACAGATCACAGTGCTACGCGAGTGGCGCGGCGACGCGCATGTCACCGTGCTCGCCGCCAACGACCTCGGGCCGTGCGACTGCAACGTTCTGCAGACCGCCACAGGTCACTTCCCGGAAGCGATCGCACGCGCCACCCGGCTGTGGAACGACGAGGAGGTGGCTGCGGCAACAGCCCGCCTCGCCG
It encodes:
- a CDS encoding HelD family protein; the encoded protein is MSSVYELLTERLCEARAHRASVLKAPAGSPGEAYAREIAAERLAKEIGRLEGAEKGLVFGRIDWTDGTALRIGRIGLHTEEDDLPLLVDWRANAARPFYEATPVHPMGLRRRRHLRLEERTVISVSDELLDGTAPTHDDIVGDGPLTEALSARRTGRMHAAVATLQAEQDEIVRSAHRGVTVVQGGPGTGKTVAALHRAAYVLYAFPRAAEEGVLVVGPNARFLDYICQVLPSLGENDVVLATCRELAGASTDTVDPFDTARLKGGSGLADALAGLLRVHQAPAGDFTVRVGQELVHLSGEEVATARDAAVAAVAGHNPARQVFKELLADAVTDAMRRDMGDLLEQIDADAERMTGINLDRFTGAAQRRVEGAADPGPAHELDLDAVRADLLDDAGVDRAVEVLWPRLAPGDLVKALLTNAAALAEHLPRLTAHERSLLLRGPDDPWTVADAPLLDEAASLVDGPPERTYGHVVVDEAQELTAMQWRMIVRRCPSRSMTLVGDFAQAGPVATARDWKEALGPHAGPRFKLHNLTVSYRTTQEILASVRDLLTRIAPDQKPTRSLRSGENPRTVTTPPDGLVTAVVHELRAQSAAYPGELAGVICADTRVSELTAQGIAHHARIVPASEARGLEFDTVVVLNPEEIITNRPGGERDLYVALTRATKRLCTITVQPA
- a CDS encoding epoxide hydrolase family protein, whose product is MTSNSVTPFRIAIPDSALEDLKDRLHRVRLAGRQTAPDNSQGVQRERLEELLEYWATGYDWRKLERQLNELGQSRTTIDGLGIHFTHVRSPHPDATPLLLLHGWPGPFLEFLGTVGPLTGHGFHLVIPSMPGYGFSDQPTSTGWGPDRIARAYGVLIQRLGYDSYLAQGGDWGGVIATRMGAQRPAGLRAIHLNFPEFLAAPPVGDDPTPEEKAAPQQGSRFLTVHSGYHVVQRTRPQTIGYALTDSPAGQATWIYEKFLDWTRPDALTPDEILDHISLYWYTGTGASSARLYWEYARQPLALTEPDLPVGVSVFPDELTRTPRIRAERANHDLRYFTDDIPACGHFAALEQPELFVEEIVKFARTVTP
- a CDS encoding SCO6745 family protein, encoding MDMHAVREVSLAINAAHLFIYFIPEAPQEAAKLGVTEYGPAYFAFRSAPMGAVPWQVTLAAFYSFSARSVRAMEGVWDTATPGQWQAARFAAVDRAVRRVSVSLTADRIAEARSPIDPVVASADYAGKTMAAANASVPLPPDPLVALWQQITVLREWRGDAHVTVLAANDLGPCDCNVLQTATGHFPEAIARATRLWNDEEVAAATARLAARGWLNADGTTTETGIAARERIEVETDEHCAALWTPIGDTNVRRLTSLITPIHDAFTAAGTYPFHVETADTQPADPQTAR